The nucleotide sequence CGGCATCCGATTGATTCCCGTCGTGCACGAGCAGGGCGCCGGCCACATGGCCGACGGTTACGCCCGCGTCTCGGGCCGCCATGGCGTGGTCATCGGCCAGAACGGCCCTGGCATCAGCAATTGCGTCACAGCCATCGCCGCCGCCTACTGGGCGCACACCCCGGTCGTCATCATTACCCCTGAGACGGGCACCATGAGCATGGGCCTGGGCGGCTTCCAGGAAGCGAACCAGCTGCCGATGTTCGAGGAATTCACGAAATATCAAGGCCACGTGACCAATCCTGCCCGCATGGCCGAATTCACGGGCCGCTGCTTTGACCGCGCCATGTCGGAAATGGGCCCGACCCAGCTGAACATCCCGCGCGACTATTTCTATGGCGAAATCAAGGCCGAGATTCCAAAACCGAACCGCCTGGACCGTGGCGCCGGCGGCGAGCAAAGCCTCAACGATGCGGCCGAACTGCTGGCGAAAGCCAAGTTCCCCGTGATCATCTCGGGCGGCGGCGTCGTCATGGGCGAAGCGATCGAAGAATGCAAGGCACTGGCCGAACGCCTCGGTGCCCCCGTCGTCAACAGCTATCTGCACAACGACTCGTTTCCCGCCAGCCACCCGCTGTGGTGCGGTCCGCTCGGTTACCAAGGGTCCAAGGCGGCCATGAAACTGATCGCCAAGGCCGACGTCGTCGTCGCCCTCGGTTCGCGCCTGGGCCCGTTCGGCACCTTGCCGCAGCACGGCATGGATTACTGGCCGAAGAACGCCAAGATCATCCAGATCGATGCGGACAACAAGATGCTGGGCCTGGTGAAAAAGATTTCGGTGGGCATCTGCGGCGACGCCAAGGCGGCCGCGAAAGCCATCCTGGCCCGCCTGGATGGAAAGAGCCTCGACTGTGACGCGACGCGCGACGAGCGCTATGCCACCGTGCAGGCGGAAAAGGCCGCGTGGGAAGAGGAATTGACGAACTGGACGCATGAAAAAGATGCGTACAGCCTGGACATGATCGAAGAGCAAAAGAAGGAGCCGGGCAATTACCTGCACCCGCGCCAGGTCTTGCGCGAGCTGGAAAAAGCCATGCCGGAAGACGTGATGGTGTCGACCGACATCGGCAACATCAACTCGGTGGCGAACAGTTATTTGCGCTTCGAAAAGCCGCGCAGTTTCTTTGCAGCGATGAGCTTTGGCAACTGCGGCTATGCGTTTCCGACCATCATCGGTGCGAAAGTGGCCGCACCGCACCGTCCGGCCGTGTCGTATGCGGGCGACGGCGCCTGGGGCATGAGCTTGATGGAAACGATGACCTGCGTGCGCCACAACATTCCCGTGACGGCCGTGGTGTTCCACAACCGCCAGTGGGGCGCGGAAAAGAAAAACCAGGTCGATTTCTACAATCGCCGCTTCGTGGCCGGTGAACTCGACAACCAGAGCTTCGCGGAAATCGCGCGGGCCATGGGCGCCGAAGGCATCACGGTCGACAAGCTGGAAGACGTGGGGCCAGCCTTGAAAAAGGCCATCGACATGCAGATGAATGAAGGCAAGACCACCATCATTGAAATCATGTGCACGCGCGAGCTGGGCGATCCGTTCCGCCGCGATGCGCTGAGCAAACCTGTGCGTCACCTGGACAAGTACAAAGACTACGTGTAATCAGTCAGCAGTCTACCCGATCCTTGTATGACCCCGGCTTGCCGGGTTTTATGTGCCGGAACCATGGTTCATTCTTCATGCTTCATGCTTCCATGGTTCCGGCACTTTTTTTACCGAATTGGAGTACCCATGAAAGCCCTGCACCGCATCATCGCCCAAGCCCGCGCCGTGCCGAAAAACATCGTGTTGTGCGAGGGCGACGATGCGCGCGTGCTGCAGGCGGCCGCGCGCGCAGCAAGCGAAGGCCTGGCGCATATCACCATTGTGGGCAAGCCGGCCGCCATCCTGGCCCTGGCGCATGAACATGCGCTGAACCTGGACGCCGTGCGCCTGGTGGACCCTGCCACTTCCGAGGAGTCGGAACACTATGCCCAGCAATTGTTTGTGCTGCGCCAGGCCAAGGGCATGACGGTGGAGCAGGCCAGGCTCGCCGTGCAAGACCCGCTGTGCTACGCCAACCTGATGGTGCGCCTGGGCGATGCCGACGGCTGCGTGGCGGGGGCCGTGCATACGACGGCCGACGTGGTGCGCAGCGCTATCCAGATTATCGGCGTTGACCCAGCCTTCAAGCTGGTGTCCAGTTTTTTCCTGATGATGCTGTGCGAACCTTTTCACAGCCTGAAGGGCGGTTTCATCTTTTCCGATTGCGCCCTCGTCGTCGATCCGAAAGCGGAGGAATTGGCCGACATCGCCATGGCCGCCGCCGACAGCGCGCAAGCCTTGCTGATGGAAGCGCCCCGAGTCGCCATGCTGTCGTTTTCCACCAGCGGCAGCGCCCATCACGCGGCCGTCGACAAGGTGCATGCGGCCACGGACCGGGTCAAGGCCCAGCGTCCGCTGCTGGCCATCGATGGCGACGTGCAGCTCGACGCGGCCATCGTGGCCGAGATTTCCCAGCGCAAGGTCAAGGATTCCGTCGTCAACGGACGCGCGAACGTGCTGGTATTCCCGAACCTCGATGCAGGCAATATCGGCTACAAGCTGGCCGAGCGCATGGGCGGCGCCGTCGCCATCGGCCCCTTGCTGCAAGGCTTGAACAAGCCGGCCAATGATTTGTCGCGCGGTTGCAGCGCCGACGATGTGTATAACGTCATTGCCGTGACGTCCGTGCAGGCCCAGGGTGGGCGCTGAGTTGTTCAGCCTGTCCGTGCTGGCGCTGCTGGGCGTGGTGGCGGTGGGTACATATTTCCAGACCGTCACGGGCTTTGGCCTGGGCATGATCGTCATGGGCGTGGCCAGCGGACTGGGCCTGGCGCCCGTGCCCGCGCTGGCAGCCCTCGTCAGTTTGTTGTCGTTGGCTAACTGCCTGGTGGCATTGCCGGGTGCCTTGCACCACCTGGACTGGCGCGCCATCCGCGCGGCCAGCATCGGCTTGCTGCCGGCCATGGCGGCCGGCGTGTTGTTGTTGGGATATCTGGACCAGGCATATGCGCCCTTGCTGAAGCTGCTGCTGGGCGCGGCCATCGTGTATGGCGGCGTCAGCATCCTGCTGCAGGCGCCGCCTGGACCGGGCGCGGCCGATAAACGCAGCTTTTTCATCAGCGGCGTGTGCGGCGGCCTGTTCTCGGGCCTGTTTTCGCTGGCCGGGCCACCGCTCGTGTACCAGTTTTACCGCCAGGAAATGAGCTTGACCACCATCCGCTACAGCCTGATCTTCCTGTTCGCCATCAGCGCGGGCGGACGCTCGCTGATGGCGGGCAGCCAGGGCCAGCTGGACGCGAAAGTCCTGCTGCTGTGCGCGCTGGCCTTGCCCGTCGGCGTGCTGGCCACGATGGCCGGCAAGCGCTACCCGCCACCGATCGCCCAACGTGGCATGCGCCGCATTGCGTTTGCCGTGCTGACCGCCATCGGTATCTCATTGATGGCGGCCGCCGTGCCGCAATTGCTGCATTAGACCTTGCCCCTAGGCCTTGAACGTCAATAAAGGTTTCAGTCGCGCCACCGATTGCAGCAAGCCCGCTTCCTCCTGCGCGGCGATGACGGGACCGATCTTCTTGTACGCCATCGGCGCTTCCTCGACGCGGCGTTCTTCGCGCAGGGTCACGCACTGGAAGGCCATTTCGTCGCTACCCACCGTGGGCCTGATCGCGCGCATGGCCTGGCGGCGGATGCTGCGCCCCGCGCCATGGGAACACGACCACAGCCAGTCTGGATTGCCCATCCCCGTTGCTACATAGGAATAGTCGCCCATGGAGCCGGGGATCAGCGCCAGGTCGCCTTCGCGCGCCGGCGTGGCGCCCTTGCGGTGGATGTTCATGCCGTGCTCGCGCAAGATGACGTTGTGCGGCACGTCCACCACCAGGCGCGAGCTATCGTGCGCATACACCTGCGACAGGCTGTCACGCACCAGCTCGGCCAGCACCATGCGGTTGAGCCAGGCGTAGCGCGACGCCACGCCCATGGCGTCCATGTAGTCGCCGGCCAGTTCGCCCGTCAAGCCGTACAGGCCCGATTGCGGGTGGCGCATGCCTGTCGGCCAGGCTTCTTTGGCGCGGTCCATCCAGCGGCTGCCGACGAAAAAGCCCACGTCGCGGCTGCCGCTGTGGATCATGACGACTACTTCGCCGGGCACCAGTCCGTGCCGGTACGCGGCGTGGCGGTCCATGACAGTATCGACCAGCTGGATTTCCACGAAATGGTTGCCCGATCCCGTGGTGCCCAGGCTGGGGTCGCGTATCACTTCGCGCGCGCCCACCATCGCTTCGGGCGCATGGCGCAAGCCGCCGCCCAGTTCGCGCAGGGCAATGCAATCGTCGAGTTCGCGCAGCAGCCGCGCCTTGTCGACCCGGGGCCACAAGCCGCACATGCCATCCTTGTGCAAGCTGTCGATGAACGCTTCCGGCCCCACGTCGAACAGGGCGGCAAACGCTTTCGAACGCAGCGGCACGTTGCGGCCGTCTTCCAGCAGCACATGCTTGAGCTTGCTCAACAGCTGCGGCTTGCGCGCTTCGAACTGCGCCAGGGTCAAGCCTGTTGTGATCAGGCGCATGCCGCAAGCGATGTCCGTGCCGGGGATGGCGGGGATCACCATGTCGGCACTGGTGGCGACGATGCTGCCCACGGGCGCGATGCTGCCAGGGTGAAAGTCGGGCGTGGCGCAGGCCTTGCACACATGGCCATCCTGGCCGGGCACGGCGACGGCGGCAAACTCCATCAGTTGACGCACGGCTTTTTCCTCGAGGGGAAAGTTGTGGGGCAGCAGCACGGACGCCTGGGCGTGCGGATTGCTGAGTGTATAAATGCCGTCGGCATAGGCGACAGCGATGCCCTGGCGGCGCAGGGCTTTTTGTAATCTGGATAGGGGAAACACGATTCTGCTCCGGAAATAACGAATGCACGGCCTTTTTGCAAGGGCCATGTTTGTTTTCCACGCAGCAGCGACAGGAAGTGCCGCCAGCTTAGCAAATTTCGTGGTGATTGCAAAGCGAGGGTCAGCACTGGAGTGCGCACGATACGCGGAGCCACTTGCAAAATAATCAAACAGCCTTTATATTCCACGTTCTTTCTCGAACCTCTTCCTTATTGGAGCCAAAAGTGCCTCGCTACTTCGCCATCACCTGCTAACGCTGACGAAATGCTCTCTGCAGCATCGTTCGGCGCGTTGACGCCCCCGATTGCTGCGGCACTGTTTTTGCTCCATCCGCACACGTATCCGTGACGCTAGTCTCGATCGTCCACGCCCGAACACGTCGTCAGCACCCCTGACCCTGTATGGACACGCCCCGGTGAACGCGGCGTGGGACGCTATGTTTTTACAATCTTTACCCTTATTCAAATACCCGCGCACGCCGCACCTGGAAGGCTCGCGCCTGCAGGACGGCGACGACGGTTCCGACCAGATGCCCCTGAAAAAGCTGGCCGGCCAGTACGTCGTCATCGAGGAAAAAATCGATGGCGCCAACTCTGCCGTGTCGTT is from Janthinobacterium sp. 61 and encodes:
- a CDS encoding RtcB family protein; the protein is MFPLSRLQKALRRQGIAVAYADGIYTLSNPHAQASVLLPHNFPLEEKAVRQLMEFAAVAVPGQDGHVCKACATPDFHPGSIAPVGSIVATSADMVIPAIPGTDIACGMRLITTGLTLAQFEARKPQLLSKLKHVLLEDGRNVPLRSKAFAALFDVGPEAFIDSLHKDGMCGLWPRVDKARLLRELDDCIALRELGGGLRHAPEAMVGAREVIRDPSLGTTGSGNHFVEIQLVDTVMDRHAAYRHGLVPGEVVVMIHSGSRDVGFFVGSRWMDRAKEAWPTGMRHPQSGLYGLTGELAGDYMDAMGVASRYAWLNRMVLAELVRDSLSQVYAHDSSRLVVDVPHNVILREHGMNIHRKGATPAREGDLALIPGSMGDYSYVATGMGNPDWLWSCSHGAGRSIRRQAMRAIRPTVGSDEMAFQCVTLREERRVEEAPMAYKKIGPVIAAQEEAGLLQSVARLKPLLTFKA
- the pta gene encoding phosphate acetyltransferase, coding for MKALHRIIAQARAVPKNIVLCEGDDARVLQAAARAASEGLAHITIVGKPAAILALAHEHALNLDAVRLVDPATSEESEHYAQQLFVLRQAKGMTVEQARLAVQDPLCYANLMVRLGDADGCVAGAVHTTADVVRSAIQIIGVDPAFKLVSSFFLMMLCEPFHSLKGGFIFSDCALVVDPKAEELADIAMAAADSAQALLMEAPRVAMLSFSTSGSAHHAAVDKVHAATDRVKAQRPLLAIDGDVQLDAAIVAEISQRKVKDSVVNGRANVLVFPNLDAGNIGYKLAERMGGAVAIGPLLQGLNKPANDLSRGCSADDVYNVIAVTSVQAQGGR
- the xsc gene encoding sulfoacetaldehyde acetyltransferase — protein: MTDLSDQKAAAAATTAATPVGPQKMTPSEAFVETLAANGVTDMFGIMGSAFMDPMDIFAPAGIRLIPVVHEQGAGHMADGYARVSGRHGVVIGQNGPGISNCVTAIAAAYWAHTPVVIITPETGTMSMGLGGFQEANQLPMFEEFTKYQGHVTNPARMAEFTGRCFDRAMSEMGPTQLNIPRDYFYGEIKAEIPKPNRLDRGAGGEQSLNDAAELLAKAKFPVIISGGGVVMGEAIEECKALAERLGAPVVNSYLHNDSFPASHPLWCGPLGYQGSKAAMKLIAKADVVVALGSRLGPFGTLPQHGMDYWPKNAKIIQIDADNKMLGLVKKISVGICGDAKAAAKAILARLDGKSLDCDATRDERYATVQAEKAAWEEELTNWTHEKDAYSLDMIEEQKKEPGNYLHPRQVLRELEKAMPEDVMVSTDIGNINSVANSYLRFEKPRSFFAAMSFGNCGYAFPTIIGAKVAAPHRPAVSYAGDGAWGMSLMETMTCVRHNIPVTAVVFHNRQWGAEKKNQVDFYNRRFVAGELDNQSFAEIARAMGAEGITVDKLEDVGPALKKAIDMQMNEGKTTIIEIMCTRELGDPFRRDALSKPVRHLDKYKDYV
- a CDS encoding sulfite exporter TauE/SafE family protein; the encoded protein is MFSLSVLALLGVVAVGTYFQTVTGFGLGMIVMGVASGLGLAPVPALAALVSLLSLANCLVALPGALHHLDWRAIRAASIGLLPAMAAGVLLLGYLDQAYAPLLKLLLGAAIVYGGVSILLQAPPGPGAADKRSFFISGVCGGLFSGLFSLAGPPLVYQFYRQEMSLTTIRYSLIFLFAISAGGRSLMAGSQGQLDAKVLLLCALALPVGVLATMAGKRYPPPIAQRGMRRIAFAVLTAIGISLMAAAVPQLLH